GAGGCGGCTCATCACGAGGTCGCCCCCAGCCAGCAGGAGATCGATCTCCGGTTCTCCGATGCCCTCACCATCGCCGATCAGTTGATGACCACGCGGTTCGTGGTCAAGGAGATCGCCCGCCGACACGAGATCCATGCCACGTTCATGCCCAAGCCGTTGTTCGGGGAGAACGGCTCCGGAATGCACACCCACCAGTCGCTGTTCACCCAAGAGGGGCGGAATGCATTCTTCGATCCCGACGATCCCCTTTATCTATCCTCCGTGGCGAGGGGGTACATCGCTGGGTTGATGCGTCATGCCAAGGAGATCATCGGGGTATGCGCCCAGTGGGTGAACTCCTACAAGCGGCTCGTCTCGGGGTACGAGGCCCCGGTATACATCACCTGGGCCAAGCGGAACCGGAGCAACATGATCCGCGTCCCGATGTACAAGCCAGGGAAGGAGGAAGCGACCCGAATCGAGTTTCGCGCTCCCGATCCGGCGTGTAATCCGTACCTCGCGTTTGCGGTCATGCTCCACGCGGGGCTGACCGGAATCGAGGATAGCTACCCCCTTCCGGACCCGATTGAGCGGGATGTCTACGCCATGACCCCGGAGGAACGGGCATCGCTCGGAATCGAGGAGCTACCCGGGAGCCTCAACATGGCGATTGCCCATATGGAGGGAAGCTCCCTCGTACGCCGGGCGCTCGGGGATCACATCTTCGAGAAGTTCATCGCGAACAAGCGGATCGAATGGGACAACTACCGCGCCAGGGTGCATCGGTACGAGATCGAGCGTTACCTGGAAATGCTCTAATTAAGGGGGGGCTGGGGAAGGCAGGGCTGCTGCCGTACCTGCCTTCCCCGGGTAAGAACCGTTGGCTGTTCTTGTTACAACTTTGGGAACCCCCGCATCGGATGTGACGGCTGGTTGCCATTGCCCACCGCGCTCTCAGGACAGCGGGCCGAACCTGTAAGGAGGTGAAACACTCGACCACACATCCTCCGCTCCTTGTCCTTAGGTGATACGAGCTTACCTCAGCGCGGCGGTCGAGATAACGACAGAGGAAAGGTCGGAACGAGGCGTTCGCAACCCCGGGTCGGTAACCGGGTCTTCCGCAATGGTGCCGGATGTCTCCTACTCCGGCGGTATTCGGGCGATGCGCCAGTAGTCCTGCACCGTTTGGATCAAGCGCTCAAAATCCTTGGAGTCGACCGGCTTGTTCATGTAGCTCGCCGCTCCGGAGTCGTACGCCTTCACCATGTCCTCCTGAGAGGTAGAGACGGTGAGGACGATCACCGGGATCCGACGGAGTTGGTCATCGTTCTTGATCTGCTCCAGGACCTCGAGCCCGCTCATCTTCGGGAGCCGCCAGTCAAGGAGGATCAAGTCGGGGCGGGGGGCGTCGGTGAACTCCCCACGGTGGTAGAGGAAGTCGAGCGCCTCCTCGCCGTCGGCGGCGAAGTAGAGATCGCAGTGCGCTCCGCTCTTGCGCATCGCGCGCTTGATGATCATCACGTCGTTCGGATCGTCCTCGACGACCAGGACCTTTATCTTATCCGGATTGCTAGGCATGGACTTTCACCTCGTTTCTCACAGTCGCTTGGGGGAGCGTGAAGTAGAACGTGCTCCCTTTGCCGATTTCCGATTCCACCCAGATCTCCCCCCCATGCTCCTCGACGATCCGCTTGCAGATCGCCAATCCCGCTCCGGTCCCTTCATAATGCTCCCGCGGGTTCAATTTCTCAAACAGACCGAATATCCGCTCGTGGTGCCGGGACTCGATCCCGATCCCGTTGTCCCGCACGAAGAAGGTGTGCATCCCGTGTCGGCGGGAGTCCCGCACCCAGCCGACGTGGATCACCGGGAGTGCCTTGTCGTTGAACTTTATCGCGTTGACGATCAGATTGTGGAAGACCTGTCGTACCTGGATCTTGCTCCCCATCACCGCGGGGAGGTCGGGGTCGATCTGAAGGTTCACCCCGCGCAGGTCGACCTCGAGGTCCTCCTTGATCTCCTCCACGATCCGCGCTACCGGGACTCGCTCGAACGACGTCGCGTCGAGGTGGATGTTGGACAGGTCCCGCAGGTCGTCGATCAACTCGCGCATCCGCATCGAAGCATTCTTGAGGGTGTGCAGGTACTTCTTCCCCTCCTCGTCGAGCTTGTCCTCGTAGTCCTCGAGGAGGAAGCCGGTGAACGCCTCCACGGTGTGGAGCGGGGACTTCAGGTCGTGGGAGACGACGCGCGAGTACTCCTCCAGCTTCTCGTTGCTCCGCTCAAGGCGCTTCGTCTTCTCGCGCAGACCCTCCTCCAACCGCTTGAGCTCGGTGATATCGATGTAATGATCGATCCTGCCTCCCTTGTATCGATCCGTCTCGATCGGGATCGAGCGGTAGACGAGGACCCGCTCCTCGCGGCCGATCCCGGGGCGGACACGGCAGGTGTAAGAGTCGATCCGCTCCCCCTTCTCGATCGCTTCCTGGACTTTCTTTCCGAACTCATCAGCGTTTTCGAACACCCCGACATAGCGGGAGAAGGCACGCATCGCCTCGATCCCGATCAACCGGTCGCGATCGATCCCGAAGAACCGCCCGATCGCCTCGTTCGCCCACACCACCTGCCCCTTCCGGTCGGTGATGACGATCCCGGAGTCGAGGGTATCGACCGCCTCCTCGATCAGATAGCGGTAGCGCGCCTCCGCCTCCATCAACCGCCGCTCGAGCTCGGCCTGCTGACGCAGGTCGCGCGCCTCTACGATCGCCACCCGCTCGTTGATCCGCGTCGCCCGCAACTCGACCGGGATCACCCCGCGCGTCTGGGAGATGAACCGGAGCTTCACGTCCCGCAGCTCTCCCCGCTCGAACAGGCGGACGAGTTCGGTCTTCATGTGATCGATGTCCTCGGGATGTACGTACTCGGCGAGCCCAAGGGCGCGCTTGGTCGGATAGCCGATCGTGCTGCGGGATGCCTCGTTTCGCTTGAGGATCGTCCCCTCCTTGTCGATGAAATGGAGAATGTTGAGCGAGTTCTCAAATATCTCCTGTTCATAGCCGTCCTGGAGGGTCTTCGCCCGCCGCCACCGCTCGCGGCGCACGGCGTTGCGCTGGTTGATCAACCCGATCCCCCCGCCGAGCACAAGGTCGATCCCGAACAGCCCGACGATCAATCCCGGGTTCCCGAACCCGATGAACGGCATCCCGAGCAGGGCGGTCGCCAGCCCGAGTGCAATCCCGCCCCGGAGGCGAAGGAAAGACGCCCCGATGATCAACGGGACAGCGAACACCCCAAACACCAGCCCGACCGGCCGGTAGAGGGAGGAGATGGAAAGGAGCACTACGGCGAGGATCGCGATGCTGTACGCGGCGACAACGATTATCGCCCTCTCGACAGGGTTCAATTTCGTCTTCAATGGTGTCCCATCCTCGGCTGCCGCCTGGCCCTCCTAATGTTGACTAAACGCCCATCTAGACTATAAAAACGTGCAGTCAAATCAGGAAGGACAGCCGTCACCTGCCAGGGAGACGTTCTTCTC
The DNA window shown above is from Candidatus Bipolaricaulota bacterium and carries:
- a CDS encoding response regulator, producing MPSNPDKIKVLVVEDDPNDVMIIKRAMRKSGAHCDLYFAADGEEALDFLYHRGEFTDAPRPDLILLDWRLPKMSGLEVLEQIKNDDQLRRIPVIVLTVSTSQEDMVKAYDSGAASYMNKPVDSKDFERLIQTVQDYWRIARIPPE
- a CDS encoding PAS domain S-box protein, which encodes MKTKLNPVERAIIVVAAYSIAILAVVLLSISSLYRPVGLVFGVFAVPLIIGASFLRLRGGIALGLATALLGMPFIGFGNPGLIVGLFGIDLVLGGGIGLINQRNAVRRERWRRAKTLQDGYEQEIFENSLNILHFIDKEGTILKRNEASRSTIGYPTKRALGLAEYVHPEDIDHMKTELVRLFERGELRDVKLRFISQTRGVIPVELRATRINERVAIVEARDLRQQAELERRLMEAEARYRYLIEEAVDTLDSGIVITDRKGQVVWANEAIGRFFGIDRDRLIGIEAMRAFSRYVGVFENADEFGKKVQEAIEKGERIDSYTCRVRPGIGREERVLVYRSIPIETDRYKGGRIDHYIDITELKRLEEGLREKTKRLERSNEKLEEYSRVVSHDLKSPLHTVEAFTGFLLEDYEDKLDEEGKKYLHTLKNASMRMRELIDDLRDLSNIHLDATSFERVPVARIVEEIKEDLEVDLRGVNLQIDPDLPAVMGSKIQVRQVFHNLIVNAIKFNDKALPVIHVGWVRDSRRHGMHTFFVRDNGIGIESRHHERIFGLFEKLNPREHYEGTGAGLAICKRIVEEHGGEIWVESEIGKGSTFYFTLPQATVRNEVKVHA
- a CDS encoding glutamine synthetase encodes the protein MDDATRREEVLKQVESRGIRFVQLWFTDLLGNLKSVEIPAQELPRALAEGVGFDGSSIHGFARIDESDMIAKPDPQTFAVLPWEDDIARLICDILRPDETPYDGDPRFALRRALARAAEMGYTMYVGPEVEYFYFRTGDGLQALDSGGYFDLVPPDLGSEIRRETVLALQEMGIGVEAAHHEVAPSQQEIDLRFSDALTIADQLMTTRFVVKEIARRHEIHATFMPKPLFGENGSGMHTHQSLFTQEGRNAFFDPDDPLYLSSVARGYIAGLMRHAKEIIGVCAQWVNSYKRLVSGYEAPVYITWAKRNRSNMIRVPMYKPGKEEATRIEFRAPDPACNPYLAFAVMLHAGLTGIEDSYPLPDPIERDVYAMTPEERASLGIEELPGSLNMAIAHMEGSSLVRRALGDHIFEKFIANKRIEWDNYRARVHRYEIERYLEML